Proteins from a genomic interval of Physeter macrocephalus isolate SW-GA unplaced genomic scaffold, ASM283717v5 random_66, whole genome shotgun sequence:
- the NR0B2 gene encoding nuclear receptor subfamily 0 group B member 2, which yields MSSSQPGTCPCQGAAGRPTILYALLSPSVRDWPSVPPARGRCLCRQHRPVRLCTPHRTCREALDVLAKTLAFLRNLPSFCQLPPQDRRQLLRGCWGPLFLLGLAQDTVTFEVAELPVPSILKKILLEEPTSGAGNGQVPDRPQPSLAAVQWVQCCLESFWSLELGPKEYAYLKGTILFNPDVPGLHASSHIGHLQQEAHQALWEVLEPWCPAGQSRLARVLLTASTLKSVPPSLLGDLFFHPVIGDVDIAGLLEDMLLLR from the exons ATGAGCTCCAGCCAGCCAGGGACCTGCCCATGCCAGGGTGCTGCAGGCCGCCCAACCATTCTGTATGCACTTCTGAGCCCCAGCGTCAGGGACTGGCCCTCTGTGCCCCCAGCCCGTGGCCGCTGCCTGTGCAGGCAGCACCGGCCCGTCCGGCTGTGTACTCCCCATCGCACCTGCCGGGAGGCCTTGGATGTTCTGGCCAAGACGTTGGCCTTCCTCAGGAACTTGCCGTCCTTCTGCCAGCTGCCCCCCCAGGATCGGCGACAGCTGCTGCGGGGCTGCTGGGGGCCCCTCTTCCTGCTTGGGTTGGCCCAAGACACTGTGACCTTCGAGGTGGCTGAGCTCCCAGTTCCCAGCATACTCAAGAAGATCCTGCTGGAGGAGCCCACCAGCGGTGCAGGCAATGGCCAGGTGCCGGATCGGCCCCAGCCCTCACTGGCTGCAGTGCAGTGGGTTCAGTGCTGCCTGGAGTCCTTCTGGAGTCTGGAGCTGGGCCCCAAGGAATATGCCTACCTGAAAGGGACCATCCTCTTCAACCCTG ACGTGCCAGGCCTCCACGCCTCTTCCCACATCGGGCACCTGCAGCAGGAGGCGCACCAGGCCCTGTGGGAGGTCCTGGAGCCCTGGTGCCCAGCAGGCCAAAGCCGCCTGGCTCGTGTCCTCCTCACGGCCTCCACCCTCAAGTCCGTTCCACCCAGCTTGCTTGGAGACCTGTTCTTTCACCCTGTCATTGGAGACGTTGACATCGCTGGCCTCCTCGAAGACATGCTTTTGCTGAGGTGA